Sequence from the Ammospiza caudacuta isolate bAmmCau1 chromosome 9, bAmmCau1.pri, whole genome shotgun sequence genome:
gcccccctACCTCTTCCAGCTTGCCAGAGACAGGTACAAGCTTGGGGGGTGGCCCCCGAAGGTGATCACTTGGTGCTTGGTCATCACGGAGATCATCTGAGTcgctgcaggggctggcaggagaggaGGCATCAAGCCAGTCGCCACAGAAGCCCCCATTGGCGTAGGAGTGGGTGACACCAGGCACAGACACGCGGGGCTCCTCAGGAGCGGCTCGGAGTAGCCCCTCCTGCTTGCAGAAGGAGGTGGCGGAGGGGTCCCCGTCACTTGCGCAGTCATGGCGAGGCCGGACGGGCAGGAGGCTGCCCACGCTGCCCATGGCGTCAGGGGGTGAGCGGGCGGTGGCGCGGAGCTGTGTGGCCCCCTCAGACACGGCCTCAAGGGGCACTGGCAGCGTCTGCACGATGGCCATGGCGGGGGGGCCCCCGGCGGGCAGGGGCACATGGGCAGCCTGCAGGCAAGGGAGACAGAGCATCAGAGCCATGGGCACTGACAACAGTGTCCCACCACCCACCCAGGTGGGCATGGGGGCATCCCCAGTCACCATCCCCAAGCTTTTAAGTGAAGGTTGGCCCAAGGACAGGAGATGCCAAATGAATCAGAACAAAATCAGGATTAGCTGGGGAAAAGTGGTAGTAGGAATCCCCATGCCAGCCTCAGCACTCCaatggagcagcctggggctgccaggggctctaGGGTGCTGGTGGCACAGTAGGGCAGTGGCGATGCAGTCCTGCCTCGTGCCGTGCCCTGGCGTGACCCTGCCACGGGAAGTGTGCCAGGATTGGAGGCGAATCCCGAGAGGCCTGCAGAGAGCTGGCTCACAGGCAGCCTGCCCGCCTGTCTGCCTCATGGGCATcacagagggcagggacagccccacacAGCAGGGTCATCCACTtcctctgccccacagcccccatcTCTCAGCAGTGACCCCACAGAGCCTGCTTTCCACCTCCAACCATCCACAGTGGGGCACAGGGTTCCCTGGAGAAGGCCACCAAGGGGGAAGCTGCCAGGTGGGCACCAGGCTCTTTCCCAGCCCCAACACACGGAGGCCTGTTCCCACCCCTccagctgggggggctctgccGGTCTCTGCTGTGACTCCCCCTGCCCCAACCCACGCCATACGCCCGCGTGACGGGAGCCGGCCGACGGGCCGGATCCATCCCCTGCTGCCTCATCGCATCTCGCACATGGCTGCGGCTGGCACAGGGCgcgggcggggggggggggcgctGCCCGCACGGTCTCGCCCGCCGAGCTGTCACCTGAAATCAATCCGCCTGCCAGCGCCCGGGGAGGGGCgagcagggcagagatgccGGCGAGCCAACCCCCCCGCCACCGTCACCCCCACCGGCACGTGCCATCCGCAGGCACCGTGACCTCACTCCGTGCTCGTGATACCCCTTGGGGGTCAGGTGGGGACCCCCCCCACAGCTCCGCTCACCTCGCCAGCCGCTGCCCATCCGTCCGGTCCTCTCGGCCCCCCGCACCGTGAACACGGCTCCGCCGGCCCCTGAAgcggggaggaggaagaggagggggtCAGGGGGCTGATCGGCAGCAGGGTCCCTCGCGCTGCCCgctgccccctcccccccaaatGCCCCGGCCGGCAGGGCCAAGGCAGGTGGTGCCAGCGTGGCACTGAGGGTGGCACGGGAGCCCGGCGGCGGGTGCGCTGCTCCTGGCACCCAGGGTGGGCTGCGGTCAACCCTGGAAGTGTGGTGAGGACAAGAGCCCGCCACTggggacctgctgctgccagaggaaaggGAATCGGGGACCAGGAACACCAAAGGAACATCTAATGGCCCCCGCAGCCCAGCCAGACAAGGCACAGTACCCCATACCCCAGCGAAAATCCCCAGGATGTGCAGGTCAAGGGGAcagacagccctggggacaggacagtgggtccctgcacagcctgcaggggaCACGGTCACTTCTGGGGCCCCACCAGGCAGGCGGTAGGAACAGACTTTACCTtctgcctccccccagccccccggcCTGCCGAGAGGGTCCCAGGGCCGCCCGCGGGGGGAGGGAGTGCCCAGCCCGGCCTCCAGCCACCCAGTAAAACCAGTCACCAACTGGGGTGGCGTCACCTCCAGCCACTCCGGCCGGAGCACAGCGCTGCCGGATCCCACCGTTCCGACCCCTAAATGGCAAGGGAACTGTcggtccctgctctgccagacccccaccctgagcagctgcGGGGATTCGGGGCCCCCGGGACCCCCGTGCCTCGATGGCATCTCAGGGCCACCCCCAAGCAGAGGGAATGAGGGTCAGCCCCCGTccctccccacacaccccaTATGTGGGACGGACACCATCTGTGCCCGGCTGTGCCCCTCTCCAGGCTTCCGGCATCCTGAGGTTCCCTCAGTGATGCTGCCCCCCTTGCCCGCCCAACGCCCCCCCCACCCTCCCACCCACCTTCCGCTGCCCCATTGAGCCCCAGAGCGCCGAGCCTGACCCGCGGTGCTCCCACCCATCCCAACCCCACAGCACCCTGAAATGCCCCACGGTGCCCGTGGGCCCCACTGCACTACAGCTCACCCACTCTGCCCTAAACCATCCCCAAAGTTCCCCATGACACCCCTAAAATGCTTCACGGCGTTCCTGGGCCTTTGCTGCACCACCCCGCCCCTAAAGTGCTCCTAAACCACCCCAAAGTGCTCCAAAACACTCCCAAAGTGCCCCACGGCGCGCCTAGGCCTGCACTGCCCCATAGTTCGCCCCTCAAGCACCCCATAAGTGCCCCGCGACCCCCTCAACTACCTTACCGAGCCCCTGGGTCTCTGCATTCGCAGGACCGTCCCGAAGTGCCCCGAAACGTCCCCAAAGCACCGCACGGAGCTCCAGGGCCGccgctgctcccccagcccccggACCCCCCCAAACCGGCCCCGGGGGGCCCGGCCCCACAACACCCCAGGGGCCGGCAGCTCCCCCCGAAGCACCCCGCCAGCCAACTCCTCGGAGCGCCCCCGCGCCCCGCCGGCCCCACGGGACCCCCGggagcccccggcccggcccccgcactcaccgcggccccgccgccgcctcccgctccgcgccgcgccccggccccgccccgaaCAGGCCCCGCCCCCGACCACGCCCCGATGCTCCGCCCCCTCACGAGGCCACGCCCCCCGGGCAGAGGCCGGGGCACGGGGGCACCGTGGGGGGGCGCGGGGACCCCGCCCGGGACATTCCCGGTCACCTCCGTCCCGGGGGATTCCCGGAGCTCATCCCCTCTCTCCCTCAGCCAAGCCCCCCCTCTCAGGATTCTGTACCCCCAAAGTATCCCCGGGTCTCTGGGTTGATTATGTTCCCTCTCTAGACTGCGCCCCCTCCGCAATTATTTGGTGAGCCCAGCACTCTGCTAAGGGGCCGGAGGGCCGTTGCCGCGCTTGACATCACACTGTGCCTCCCCAAGAGTTGTTACAGCTATTGCCATCCTCTAGCCTTTCGTGGAGACCCAAACCGGGGcaaaaggagaataaaataaACCCTCAAGAAACCACCTGCTCCCCAGGgtctgggagcagccagcatcTCCCCACAGGCTCAGCTTATTCACCCCCTCTAGGGCCCATGGAGGGACAGGTAGGAGATGGGGCCCTGGGCTATCCCACTGCCTTACTTCCACTCTAGTCCCCCATGACAGCACCTCACCTGAACCAGACTGGGTCAAATGGAAGCCAGCGAGAGGGAGGGAACCCTTGGGCGGAGAGGGGAAACCCACAGCCCCCACCCACACTGCCATGTGAACCCTGACCCAGCTCCACTCCCCCCTGCCTTACCTCTGCTTCCCCAGGACCCTCCTCTGCCACCACCCCTGTCCTGCCTCTGGGTGCTCACACCTGCACTGACAGCACCCAAGGGTGCTCTCCAGGTGAGCTGGTGCACCCCGGAaacccagggctgggtgtgtaccacctgcctgctctgggccCTCATTATGGCTCAGGTTAAAACTATTCCCAGCATGGAAGCTGGTAATAatcctgtgtgccagggctggggcaggatgcTCAGTGCAGCAGGGACATCATCAGGGgggcacctcctccctggccagGGTACCCTCCCCAGACCAAGGGTACTCCAGTAACAGAGACAAAAAGACACTCATATTTATGCTTTAATAAAActagaaagagggaaaaaatcaaagGGATTAGACCAAGATCCAGCCACGGACACTCCCTACCATGGCAAGGACTAGTCAGGTCACAGTATTTGCTGCCCGCAGCCCTGAGGACAGGGGGGATGGCAgctcccccaaacccagcaaGGTTTGAGCAAGGCAGGACTGTTCCCCACATGGTTTTATTGCTGGTGATGTCACCCCAGAGAAAGGGGCTTGGGAGACCCTGAGCAAAGAGGGCCAGGTCAGGCACCAGCCCAGCAAGTAGAAACAGCAAGTTCCATGTAACACCTGCTCCCACCCTGGAGCATGAGCCACCCACAATCTCCCACACTTTCCCTCACCATCCTTCCCTTGCTGGCTCCATCCCATGCAGGATTGAGCCCACAGACCCCCTCTGTGACAGGGAGATTTCTACTACGTGGCCCTCTGCATAGTTGCCTCCCACAATCCCCTCCCACTTTAGTGACAACTCAGGATTTCAGCTTCATTTCAGACACAATTTAACGACCTGCTCCAGGTCCAGAGACACCCAAGTCTCTGACCTGCAGATCATCTCCATCATCATCCAGCTCACTCTGCCTCCACTCCCACCATGCTCCCAGCACTCAGCACCAACGTGGAGCAGCCAGTGCTTGTCAAAGCACCTTCCCCATCCACTCTTCACCAGGATGGGACCACTCTTCCTCTCATGGTGGTCTCCCATCTGACACTGCTGGTGGTCAAGAGGTTTGTTCATGCAGGAGAAATGGCCACAGAGCCCCATGGCAGAGGCTCCCAGGGAAGAGAAGCTGGCATATTCCAGCCTTGGGCTGCCAGAACTAGGATCTGTTCCCCCAGACAAGCTGAGGAAGAGACCTGCTGGGCTCATGGCTTCTTGGAGGCTCCTGAGCCTCCCTCCACGATTTTGTTGGCTAAaatctccttctcctccttcatcTTCTTCAGCCTGACCTTGCTTTTGGAAGATGAGAAGGAGAGCGAGGCCTTGCTGAACTCCAGAGGGAAGATACCCACGTCCCCGTCAAAGCGATTCTTGGACACCTGCAGGTAGCGCTTCCCTGGCCCGGTCACCAGCTTACGGTCCTGCAGGATCAGGACGTTGTCAGCCTCCTGGCTGGCCTGGGGAGAGGAAAACATCTCCAGGAGGGTACCAGGAATGCTGCCAGAGTCACAAACACTTTCCTAGCTGCTTTAAACCCTTTTACAGGGCACCCCATGCCACAGCAACTCCAGCATTTCCCCAGCACCAACCTCTTGTGTTCCCCTGGAATGTCCAGTGACCCACCAAGTACATCCTGTGCCACAGCCCACCCTGGGGAAATGGAATCACTGGAGGGCTGTGCACAGAGAGCACCTCCTGCCCACAACTGCAGGGCTGGTCAGCATCACGGAAGAGACTCAGAGCCCGTCCCCAcaccctccctgcctccctcttTAATTATCTCCTACTACATTCCACCCACAGTCATTATTAATTAAATGCACCTAAAGCCCCAACAGAGCTTTAGCTGACAATGGGTTTGCTCTCTGCCTGCATCAGGACTCTGGGAGACATTCCACGCCTTTTAAGTCCCCAGTGATAATCCAGGGCATTGATGGCAGCTGAGGACAACCGCCCAACACATCCTAGCCCCTTTCTGGGAATACACTGTGCCCAAGGTACAGGAAGGGCCAGCTCACCTTGGCAGAGCCGAAAATGGAGGCtgtctgcagctccttctcGTCATCCTCCTTGCGAGGATGGATGATCAGGGTGATGTGGCACGTGTTGTCCGTGGCAAACTTGCGGAAGGCACCAACGATGAAGTCCTGGGCAGCGAGCCTGCCACAGCAGCAAGAATGGGGtcaggggctggcactgctcagtgGCAGGAGGCAGTGAGGTGGTGATCCCCACAGCAGAAACCACCCAGGAATGTGAGGCAAACAAGCCCACACGGGAAGAGGGATGTGGTATGGTAGGGATGCCTGGTGACCTGCTCACCCCTTCCCACTTCTTCCTCCTTAGGGCACTGGTTGCCCTTTAATGAAACAGAGTGGCCAGAGAGAAGTAAAGGTGACACCCTGTGCAGAAACCCTGTGCAGGCTCTGCAGTGACAACTGACAGATACAGCTTCAGCAGTGAGGGTGACAGAGAAAGGAAGGGTCAGATTGAAGGAGGACTACCTGTCCACAGAGAGGTGCTCGTGTCCCATCATGAACTGGAGATTGTCAACAACCACGTGGGTGATGTCGTACATGTAGACTGCGTGCTGCATGGTGTCAATCACTGTCCTGAGCAGAGGAGATCAGGATCAGGGATTAGTGGAGGTAGGGATGGGAATGCTGAGCCAGGCAAAGGGATGCAGAGAAAAAGCTGGAAGGTACCAGGTCCTGATGGGATGTGAGTGCATCCCACCTCTGCACCTCCCCCACTGTATAGCAGGTGCAGCCCCATCCCCCAGGGAAAGGTAGCTGGGATCAGAAggacccagcactgcccacacAGTCCCTGTCTACTGCCCTGCAATGCCCCCAGCCCACAGGGATCCtcagggcacacagggatgcATGCAGGTGAACAGTGCCTGATGAATAAAAGGGGTTAGAGGTGCCTATTCTCCCTCTTCAGCAAACAACAGCAGTGCAGGTAAGCAGGGTGTGAGGGGACAtgtcctgccatgggcacaggcTGGCTTCAGAGCAGCACGGGATCAAGTCCCCTCCTTCACCCCCACCCCAGAGAGAATCTGTGAGAGTCCCCGTGACAGGAGGAACAAAGGTGGTTGGCCACACAGTCTCCACACACCAACCCTGGGACTTGAACAGTCCCAATGTgactcctgccagccccaaatcTGTGACTCACTGCTGGGGAagagccccagctccccagggccctgcagcacATGCCATGAGGGGTAAATGCCACTGGGAATGGAGGTGCAGGACCATACTTGATGTTCTGTTGGCCATGGAAGGTCATGAAGTAGAGTGGGAGCTCCTCGAAGCGATCAGCCCACTCATCATACAGCTCTAGCTGGTCCTCCAGGCGCCGGCCAGCAAACTGTGTCAGCATGATTTTGGCCAGACGGACGTTGTTGATCTCAAAGCTGCCCCACAGTGTGCACACTCCCTGCATGCACAGGTCCAGTGCATACTCGCTGATAAACGTGGTCTTCCCACTGCCCGTTGGGCCTGGTACAAGGACAACAACAGGAGAATTAGCTGGGGGAGATGATATGACCCATCCTGACCGTGTTGGGGGGTTGTTTAGAGGTGGAAGCACCAGGGACTGGGGCAAGAGAAGACCATCTGAAGCACTCAGACCATAAACAAACTTCTCATGCCACATGACACACCTGGGTGCTTGGGGACAACCTCCCACAGCTTATGGATCTCCACAGGTCCCTGTGAAGGGCTGGGCAGCCAGTATggtgagcacagggaggggagcaggggtAAGGGACAGCCCAGAACTTCCTATACTGCCCCAAGCAGGGAGCGCTTCACCACATTGGCATGCACGGTCCCACAGAACTGAGGAATGCACCCCAGCCTCTCACACACCCGCAAGACAGGCTCAGCAAAAGCCTTGAGCAGAAAGAGACCTGGAAGACTCCTAAGGCACCACCCGCAGGAGGGTGAAGCCAGCAAACACCCCTCTGCTCGCCCTGTCCACCAGTCGTTGTGCCCGTTACCTGTGAAGATGGTGAGCTCCCCTCTGCGGTGCCCTTTGAGGAGCTTGTTGAGCTCAGGGAAACGTGCCCACTTGACACCTGACACCTGTTCAGTGTTCACCAGCTCCCCGAACACCTCCTCGCGCAGCTGCCGGAAGGAGATGATGGATTTGTGGCTGGCAAGCAGGGCAGAACGCAGGATTTTGGTGACGTTCAGGCCCTGGTTCAGAGCCTCCAAGGGCCGGGGCTGCAGGTTGCCAGGGCGCACCAGAGAGCAGCGCTTGAGGCTCAGCTTGCGAGCAAAGAGCTTGGCAGCTTCCCAGGAGCGCAAGTCCTCGCCGAGCCACAGCGTGATGCGCTTGAACTGCTCCAGGTAGGGAAGAAGGGTGGgaggcagggagctggcacCCCGcggcagggccaggctggccACTCCTGCAGCTtggtgcagggccagggcatcCAGCTCCCAGCCGGTTAACACTAGCTCTGTGTCTCGGCGGCCTATCAGGGGCAGCCCAAAAAGATTGCGATAGGAATCGAAGCGGGGTAATGTCTCTTCCACGTAAGTTTTTGTGCCCCCCTTTTTCTCCACCCTCAGGAGCTTCAGGCCCTTCAGGGTCGCATCTTGAGGACTGAACCAGGGGAAGACGAGAGACCTGGCAGCCCTCAGATAACGCACACCGAAACGTTTCAAGGTGGCATCTGTCACCTGGGAGATACCAAACAAAGCCTTGGTCTCCTTGGTCTCCTTctcatccagcagctcccagagcgGCAGAGCCCGTTCCCAGATGCAGCGGGCATCCTCGCGAGCCTGTCgcatttcctcctccttctcctccgaGTTGGCGGGGGGAATGGGGGTAACGCCATGGTGCCGCATTTCCACATTAGCCTGGAAGTCCTGCCAGGTGCCCTCGGCCAGGGTGGCAGTGCACAGGAAGCTGCCCGTGGTCTTGTCAATGAAAAGCGTGAACGGGGCATTGGCGGACAGCGGCTGGTCCCCGCGGTCGCCGGTGAAGAGGCTGGGGGTGTGCAGGCAGCTGTACCCATCGTGGAAGGGGATGTCCTGCGCCCGCAGGTACTGGCGGATCTCGGTGATGGAGACGGAGGGCGCGGGCCCGTCGGGGGAGGGCAGCACGCCCTTCTTGTAGCGCCGCTGGCCGAGGCGGCCCGGCGCGCCGGGGCACAGCGAGGCTCCCTTGCTCCTGGCCCCCCCGCACAGCAGCGGCAGCAGGCGGCTGGCGGCTCTCCCGGGCCGCAGGGGCACCAGCGCCATCCTGACCGCCCCGGCacccgcccgcgccgccgccgctctgCATGGGCGGCTGCCCCgcggcccccggccccgccgagccGCTCAGGCCGCAGCCCCCACGTGGGTCCGCACGGACACCGCCAttgccgctcccgctcccggcGCGTCACTTCCCGGCGCGGTCGGGGCTGCCCCGTCCCGCCCCTGCCGCCGGTTCCGGCTCCGGGTGAGCGCGGAGCCATGACGGGCCGCGGGTCTCCCAGCCGGTTCCTGACCGCCGTGCTGCACAACGGCGTGGGCCGGTACGTGCGGCAGCTCCAGCGCCTGCAGCTCCTCTTCAGTCCCACCGCGGCCGACGCCCGCGGCGCCAGGTACCGCCGGAGGCACCACCCGACTGCCGGGGATGGGGCGGGGGGAGCCTGCTGACCCCTTAAGCGGCAGGACGAGTCTTCCCCGGGCCTGTCAGCGTGGGGAAGGGACAGTGCTGCTGTCGCTGATCACACGGGGGGCAGCGGCGGGGTGGGACCTCCAGCCTCCTGCGAGACGGGACAGGAGCCGGAAGGCGGCACCGGGGGCATCACCCCAAATTCTGCGCTGTGACCCCTCCCGTGGGCCCGGCACGGGCGGACGGTGACCCATGTCTGGCGGCTGTGGCGACTCGTCCCTTCTGTGGCCCGGCTGGGGCTGAGGGTCCCCTCTGGCCCCCAGGCAGTTCGTGGAGGAGGCGGCACAGGACTTCGCCCGGCAGCACCCCGATGTCGTCCTCTACGTGAGCCCCCACtcgggcccgggcccggcccctgTGCTGCGGGCCGAGTACTGTGAGTGCTGGTGGGCTTGGGGAGGGGACGGGGGGGGggtctccctgccctgccccggctcTGTACCATCTCTGCCCGGCGCAGatggtgccagggcagctgctgtgggatgggggagcagcagctgcccccggAGGCTGTGGAGTGGGG
This genomic interval carries:
- the TWNK gene encoding twinkle mtDNA helicase isoform X2, giving the protein MRHHGVTPIPPANSEEKEEEMRQAREDARCIWERALPLWELLDEKETKETKALFGISQVTDATLKRFGVRYLRAARSLVFPWFSPQDATLKGLKLLRVEKKGGTKTYVEETLPRFDSYRNLFGLPLIGRRDTELVLTGWELDALALHQAAGVASLALPRGASSLPPTLLPYLEQFKRITLWLGEDLRSWEAAKLFARKLSLKRCSLVRPGNLQPRPLEALNQGLNVTKILRSALLASHKSIISFRQLREEVFGELVNTEQVSGVKWARFPELNKLLKGHRRGELTIFTGPTGSGKTTFISEYALDLCMQGVCTLWGSFEINNVRLAKIMLTQFAGRRLEDQLELYDEWADRFEELPLYFMTFHGQQNIKTVIDTMQHAVYMYDITHVVVDNLQFMMGHEHLSVDRLAAQDFIVGAFRKFATDNTCHITLIIHPRKEDDEKELQTASIFGSAKDRKLVTGPGKRYLQVSKNRFDGDVGIFPLEFSKASLSFSSSKSKVRLKKMKEEKEILANKIVEGGSGASKKP
- the MRPL43 gene encoding large ribosomal subunit protein mL43, whose product is MTGRGSPSRFLTAVLHNGVGRYVRQLQRLQLLFSPTAADARGARQFVEEAAQDFARQHPDVVLYVSPHSGPGPAPVLRAEYLNGTVRDELIASKTSEEIVQLATKLANQSGLDIIRIRKPFHTDNPSVQGQWHPLTNKPSILTVQGPRLQPQ
- the TWNK gene encoding twinkle mtDNA helicase isoform X1 — encoded protein: MALVPLRPGRAASRLLPLLCGGARSKGASLCPGAPGRLGQRRYKKGVLPSPDGPAPSVSITEIRQYLRAQDIPFHDGYSCLHTPSLFTGDRGDQPLSANAPFTLFIDKTTGSFLCTATLAEGTWQDFQANVEMRHHGVTPIPPANSEEKEEEMRQAREDARCIWERALPLWELLDEKETKETKALFGISQVTDATLKRFGVRYLRAARSLVFPWFSPQDATLKGLKLLRVEKKGGTKTYVEETLPRFDSYRNLFGLPLIGRRDTELVLTGWELDALALHQAAGVASLALPRGASSLPPTLLPYLEQFKRITLWLGEDLRSWEAAKLFARKLSLKRCSLVRPGNLQPRPLEALNQGLNVTKILRSALLASHKSIISFRQLREEVFGELVNTEQVSGVKWARFPELNKLLKGHRRGELTIFTGPTGSGKTTFISEYALDLCMQGVCTLWGSFEINNVRLAKIMLTQFAGRRLEDQLELYDEWADRFEELPLYFMTFHGQQNIKTVIDTMQHAVYMYDITHVVVDNLQFMMGHEHLSVDRLAAQDFIVGAFRKFATDNTCHITLIIHPRKEDDEKELQTASIFGSAKASQEADNVLILQDRKLVTGPGKRYLQVSKNRFDGDVGIFPLEFSKASLSFSSSKSKVRLKKMKEEKEILANKIVEGGSGASKKP